A window of the Synergistaceae bacterium genome harbors these coding sequences:
- a CDS encoding VWA domain-containing protein, with the protein MSIDPDNLAIVWYDEENQILTLLSNDTTVDKANNSVYVVTNHFSKYGVVDKEKWLEMWNTKLPAVRTSNVHYNIVLAMDCSGSMYGDAMSNSIKSAQNLVDTLRDGDQVAIVAFGSYSREILPSTIIQSNTRNTIKNALDSLKATDNDTIIGSALSYSLRYAVENENYYSLVILLSDGRSYDVSNNIFNSLNEKNMRVITVGLGSYVDNALLTKIAESTNGTYFFAQTANNLQEKFNEIAENELGSNLDSDGDGLSDSAEKEGMRDQWGYHIKTDPNNVDADEDGLNDDMEIGVYDPATKTFTRLSDPSKTTIISNLSYISSAKSDTSYYYPEDKSVLLMTVFYAKRILDYGDTEYLYKIPESLQCARQYSNNYTVVDSKFTFEDLKDGRRKYICTVMLSYKNSPGKNDNIKWRLSAPGVRFVSSGTRDQATEYIEWEQNIISDPVGSYDDLAEKIEANLAMVEKAFIDIFSSNAEAALQKTDNNQDLKSKLESVKKKLVIRPTSISTVPEEVCEAFALSVLSGFYSSGSKSEKYNSDNSTLFNQLIEEIGNTVQNGEFKVVVKEQLYRVKYTSLNALSTGIGVEFAWVYLGDSNASVAIISWGSSFEEMKSALAGYCAKLAELNKDILNDLVVSYVHGAFKDLGIGLNKKTVKNFFKLAEQTIKAINGDKGAIKEYSKNIVEHCRR; encoded by the coding sequence TTGAGCATTGATCCTGATAATTTAGCTATTGTCTGGTATGACGAAGAAAATCAAATATTAACGCTCTTAAGCAATGATACTACAGTTGACAAAGCTAATAATTCAGTTTATGTTGTAACAAATCACTTCAGTAAATACGGCGTAGTCGATAAAGAAAAATGGCTCGAAATGTGGAATACTAAGCTTCCAGCTGTAAGAACATCAAATGTGCATTATAATATCGTTCTTGCTATGGATTGTTCGGGAAGTATGTACGGAGATGCTATGTCAAACAGTATAAAATCAGCTCAAAATCTCGTTGATACATTACGGGACGGCGATCAGGTTGCAATAGTAGCATTTGGCAGTTATTCAAGAGAAATATTACCGTCAACTATTATCCAGTCTAATACAAGAAATACGATAAAAAACGCTCTTGACTCATTAAAAGCTACTGACAATGATACTATAATCGGCAGTGCACTAAGTTATTCATTAAGATATGCTGTAGAAAATGAGAATTATTACTCACTTGTAATATTACTTTCTGACGGCAGATCTTATGATGTCAGTAATAATATATTTAATTCGTTAAATGAAAAAAATATGCGCGTTATTACTGTAGGGCTTGGCTCATATGTTGACAACGCACTTCTAACAAAAATAGCAGAGTCTACAAATGGGACATACTTTTTTGCTCAGACAGCAAATAATTTACAGGAAAAATTTAACGAAATCGCAGAAAATGAGTTGGGCTCAAATCTTGACAGCGACGGAGACGGCTTATCAGATTCTGCCGAGAAAGAAGGAATGCGCGATCAATGGGGTTATCATATAAAGACAGACCCGAATAATGTTGACGCTGACGAAGACGGTCTTAATGACGATATGGAAATAGGAGTATATGATCCCGCTACTAAAACTTTTACGCGACTTTCAGATCCAAGCAAAACTACAATTATAAGCAACTTATCCTATATAAGTTCAGCAAAGAGTGATACTAGTTATTACTATCCCGAAGACAAATCAGTGTTGCTTATGACTGTATTTTACGCAAAAAGAATTCTTGATTATGGCGATACAGAATATTTATACAAAATTCCAGAATCATTACAATGTGCTCGACAATATTCTAATAATTATACTGTTGTAGATAGCAAGTTCACATTTGAAGATTTGAAAGACGGAAGACGCAAATATATCTGTACAGTTATGTTATCATATAAAAATAGTCCTGGAAAAAATGATAATATAAAATGGAGATTATCTGCTCCGGGTGTTCGTTTTGTTTCATCAGGTACTAGAGACCAAGCGACAGAATATATCGAATGGGAACAAAATATAATATCAGATCCTGTTGGCAGTTATGATGACTTGGCAGAAAAAATAGAAGCCAATCTTGCAATGGTAGAAAAGGCTTTTATTGATATTTTCTCTAGCAATGCAGAGGCTGCTTTACAAAAAACTGATAATAATCAAGATCTTAAAAGTAAATTAGAATCTGTAAAGAAAAAGTTGGTAATACGCCCTACAAGTATAAGCACAGTTCCGGAAGAAGTATGTGAGGCTTTTGCACTTTCTGTGCTTAGCGGCTTCTATTCATCAGGCTCTAAATCAGAAAAATATAATTCAGATAATAGCACTCTATTTAATCAGCTTATAGAAGAAATAGGCAACACTGTTCAGAATGGTGAATTTAAAGTTGTCGTAAAAGAACAGCTTTACAGAGTTAAATATACAAGTTTAAATGCTCTTAGTACTGGTATAGGTGTAGAATTTGCATGGGTCTATCTTGGAGACAGCAATGCAAGTGTTGCTATTATTTCATGGGGAAGTTCATTCGAGGAAATGAAATCGGCTCTAGCAGGTTATTGTGCAAAACTTGCTGAACTTAACAAAGATATTCTTAATGATCTTGTAGTCTCGTATGTTCACGGTGCTTTTAAAGATTTGGGCATAGGACTAAATAAGAAAACAGTAAAAAATTTCTTTAAACTCGCAGAACAAACTATTAAAGCTATTAATGGAGACAAGGGAGCTATTAAAGAATATAGTAAAAACATTGTGGAGCATTGCAGGCGATAA
- a CDS encoding glycosyltransferase family 4 protein has protein sequence MAVKSNMKILYIIPEFNEGGAEYHLLNLIQGLAGEHEITLATNGGSLESLLPENVRIIHVESARKNIFTIIYAAIKLSRLNKKFCWDIIHVHSRVPAWVAWLLSSLTGVKWLMTAHALYSLNLGLTPLKHADGIICVSESVKNHLRKYLPANNVKIIYNGINPPEIFNNNDSQESIKFLFVGRLTGIKGLDIAIKALSGLIKYNWTLDIIGDGSKREELESLVKNLNLNQRVTFHGVKSKSEVKLFMSKSSCLLFPSLSEGMGLSVLEAASMRLPVIASDLPALHEISRGGLVKAGNVDEWREAIKNFIESGEASQIDPAKIITVNEMTRLTGKFYFTILREFTNLQATL, from the coding sequence ATGGCTGTTAAATCAAATATGAAAATTTTATATATAATTCCTGAATTTAACGAGGGCGGAGCAGAATATCATTTATTGAATCTAATTCAGGGACTCGCGGGCGAACATGAAATCACACTAGCAACTAACGGAGGCAGTCTTGAGTCATTGCTTCCTGAGAATGTCAGAATTATTCACGTTGAGTCGGCCCGGAAAAATATTTTTACTATAATTTATGCGGCTATAAAACTTTCTAGGCTCAATAAAAAATTTTGCTGGGACATTATACACGTTCATTCGAGAGTCCCCGCGTGGGTTGCTTGGCTGTTATCGAGTTTAACCGGCGTTAAATGGCTTATGACTGCACATGCTTTATACTCGTTGAATTTGGGCTTGACTCCGTTAAAACATGCCGACGGAATTATTTGTGTGTCTGAATCAGTAAAGAATCATTTAAGAAAATATTTGCCTGCTAATAACGTGAAAATTATCTATAATGGCATAAACCCGCCTGAAATATTTAATAATAATGACTCACAAGAAAGCATAAAATTTTTATTTGTAGGGCGTTTAACGGGAATTAAGGGACTCGATATAGCAATAAAAGCATTATCAGGGCTAATAAAATACAACTGGACACTTGATATTATAGGCGACGGCTCAAAGCGTGAAGAGTTAGAATCACTCGTAAAAAATTTAAATCTAAATCAGCGCGTAACTTTTCACGGTGTCAAATCTAAATCAGAAGTTAAATTATTCATGTCAAAGTCTTCATGTTTATTATTTCCGTCTCTTAGTGAAGGCATGGGCTTGTCAGTTCTTGAGGCTGCTTCTATGAGACTGCCAGTTATAGCGTCGGACTTGCCCGCATTGCATGAAATTTCACGGGGGGGACTCGTTAAAGCCGGAAATGTTGACGAGTGGCGTGAGGCGATAAAAAATTTTATTGAGTCAGGAGAAGCAAGCCAGATCGATCCCGCAAAAATTATAACAGTGAACGAAATGACTCGCTTGACTGGAAAATTTTACTTCACAATTTTACGAGAATTTACCAACCTTCAGGCCACTCTGTAA